One Tachysurus fulvidraco isolate hzauxx_2018 chromosome 2, HZAU_PFXX_2.0, whole genome shotgun sequence DNA segment encodes these proteins:
- the ptp4a1 gene encoding protein tyrosine phosphatase type IVA 1 — MARMNRPAPVEITYKNMRFLITHNPTNATLNKFIEELKKYGVTTVVRVCEATYDANLVAKEGIQVLDWPFDDGAPPSNQIVDDWLNLLRIKFREEPGCCIAVHCVAGLGRAPVLVALALIECGMKYEDAVQFIRQKRRGAFNSKQLFYLEKYRPKMRLRFKDSNGHRNNCCIQ, encoded by the exons ATGGCTCGTATGAATAGACCTGCCCCTGTGGAGATCACATATAAAAACATGAGGTTCCTCATCACCCACAATCCTACCAATGCCACCCTAAACAAATTCATTGAG GAACTAAAGAAGTATGGTGTGACAACAGTTGTTAGAGTGTGTGAGGCGACGTATGATGCCAACTTGGTCGCTAAAGAGGGCATTCAGGTCCTG GATTGGCCGTTTGATGATGGAGCTCCTCCTTCTAACCAGATTGTTGACGATTGGTTGAATTTGCTGAGGATTAAGTTTAGGGAGGAGCCAGGCTGCTGCATAGCTGTTCACTGTGTAGCTGGCCTTGGAAg AGCTCCAGTCCTTGTTGCCCTCGCTCTGATTGAGTGTGGTATGAAGTATGAAGATGCTGTCCAGTTCATTCGACA AAAGCGTCGGGGAGCATTTAACAGCAAGCAGCTCTTCTACCTGGAGAAATATCGCCCAAAGATGCGTCTCCGCTTCAAAGATTCAAACGGCCATCGCAACAACTGCTGCATCCAGTAG
- the lgsn gene encoding lengsin, whose product MDSDQIDGSNMSHGKKKVVKVSGKHVDSSEWDRKRIDLPIVLTNLSAPSSADSSKIISIGPHCSPKVSIESQPEVFPHTGELNREDQPENFPQEAAVSKQTVEELKGLLKERSMLNTREKDEDKFVGRHCHMPGQRIDCKPDDVPSKSFTTFKPTLGNNRIGKNSVSSGWESGGSSNTGGHITRPTCFKLPTSERTYLVNNGISKSDYTENPHTEHYGSKSFYSEVEHIKRQIDHGNIGFVRFEATDLHGVSRSKTVPASLFHEKVLYGVPMPRSYLELTLSPKENEVDNPTAASFNSDILLIPDLPTFQALPWAVQTARIICDPFTITGIPLRTSPRLIAKLMLDQLRALRLSIHSSFIYECCIFRVPDRMDPKAIFFPASTLLSNHDMPFLQQLVRGMYHMGISVDSFASASGPGQIEICFKSKFGIEAADDAFSFRTGVKEMARKYNYIATFLTDDTIYNSACLAHSLWDANGRRNLFHSGTGEISDIGKKWLGGLLHHSPALSCLMAPGLGCRTPLSKGNISKSMFYATCGCNNNSCSFNVKVHSGQEPHIENKLGSAMANPYIVLAATIAAGVDGIKSNLCAEQFLKRAPAQQKDFAIPVKLEDALVALEEDSVIRGALGEPFVHYFIAMKRLEIETQESDTDRDKNLEYFI is encoded by the exons ATGGATTCAGACCAAATAGATGGAAGCAATATGAGCCATGGCAAAAAAAAGGTGGTAAAGGTGAGTGGCAAACATGTAGACTCTTCAGAGTGGGACAGAAAAAGGATTGATCTGCCCATAGTCCTGACTAACTTATCTGCTCCAAGCTCCGCTGACAGCTCCAAAATTATTTCGATCGGACCACATTGCTCGCCCAAGGTCTCCATTGAATCCCAACCTGAGGTCTTCCCTCATACTGGTGAATTGAATAGAGAAGACCAGCCAGAAAACTTCCCTCAAGAAGCAGCTGTTTCTAAACAAACAGTGGAAGAACTAAAAGGCCTATTGAAAGAGCGCTCCATGTTAAATacaagagagaaagatgaagacAAATTTGTTGGTCGTCATTGCCACATGCCAGGACAGAGAATTGACTGTAAACCGGATGATGTACCATCTAAGTCCTTCACAACCTTCAAGCCCACTCTAGGGAATAACAGAATAGGAAAAAACAGTGTTTCATCTGGCTGGGAATCTGGTGGCTCATCGAACACTGGTGGGCATATAACCAGGCCTACCTGTTTTAAGTTACCTACCAGTGAAAGAACATACTTGGTCAACAACGGGATTTCAAAGTCAG ATTACACAGAGAatccacacacagaacactatGGATCTAAAAGCTTCTATTCAGAGGTTGAACACATAAAGCGGCAGATAGACCATGGGAATATAGGCTTTGTTCGCTTTGAAGCCACTGATCTCCATGGGGTCTCTAGATCTAAAACAGTTCCTGCTTCCTTATTTCAT GAAAAAGTGCTCTATGGTGTGCCCATGCCTAGAAGCTACCTGGAACTGACACTGAGCCCCAAGGAAAATGAGGTTGATAATCCAACTGCTGCCAGTTTCAACAGTGATATTCTTTTGATCCCTGATCTTCCCACATTTCAAGCTCTTCCCTGGGCTGTGCAGACTGCTCGTATCATTTGTGATCCTTTTACCATCACAGGGATCCCTCTGCGCACATCTCCGCGCCTTATTGCTAAACTGATGCTTGACCAGCTTCGAGCCTTAAGACTCTCCATCcattcttcttttatttatgaatgctGCATCTTTAGAGTGCCAGACAGGATGGACCCCAAGGCCATATTTTTCCCTGCCTCTACTTTACTGAGTAATCATGACATGCCTTTCTTACAGCAACTGGTGAGAGGGATGTACCACATGGGCATCAGTGTGGATAGCTTTGCATCTGCCAGTGGTCCAGGACAGATAGAGATCTGCTTCAAGTCTAAATTTGGAATTGAAGCTGCTGACGATGCCTTTAGCTTTCGTACTGGAGTGAAAGAAATGGCTAGGAAGTATAACTACATTGCTACCTTTCTTACTGATGACACCATCTATAATTCTGCCTGCCTGGCCCACAGCCTTTGGGATGCCAATGGCAGAAGAAATCTTTTCCATTCAGGAACTGGTGAGATATCAGATATTGGTAAGAAATGGCTTGGTGGGCTTCTCCACCACTCACCAGCTTTAAGCTGCCTAATGGCACCAGGGCTAGGGTGCCGCACTCCGCTTTCCAAAGGCAATATTTCAAAGAGCATGTTCTATGCCACTTGTGGTTGCAACAACAACAGTTGCTCTTTTAACGTGAAGGTTCACAGTGGACAGGAGCCCCACATCGAGAATAAGCTTGGCTCAGCAATGGCAAACCCTTACATAGTCCTGGCAGCTACCATTGCAGCTGGTGTGGATGGTATCAAGAGTAACCTCTGTGCAGAACAGTTTCTTAAGAGAGCCCCAGCACAGCAAAAAGATTTTGCCATACCTGTTAAACTGGAGGATGCCTTAGTAGCTCTGGAAGAAGATAGTGTGATTCGTGGGGCCCTAGGTGAGCCATTTGTGCATTACTTCATTGCTATGAAACGCCTAGAGATTGAGACACAGGAGTCTGATACAGACAGGGACAAAAACCTGGAATACTTCATCTAA